A window of Hymenobacter aerilatus contains these coding sequences:
- a CDS encoding LysM peptidoglycan-binding domain-containing protein: protein MGLFDFLSNEGDKKPVAPAAGTPNADTDFFGNSKADTTTAAATAGETYTVVSGDSLSKIAKNHYGDASKWHQIYDANKNTIGSNPDKIEVGQVLQLPKL, encoded by the coding sequence ATGGGACTATTCGATTTCCTCTCCAACGAAGGCGACAAGAAGCCTGTTGCTCCGGCTGCCGGAACTCCTAACGCCGATACCGATTTCTTCGGCAACAGCAAAGCCGACACCACTACTGCCGCTGCTACGGCCGGCGAAACATACACCGTAGTGAGCGGCGACTCGCTCTCTAAAATTGCCAAAAACCACTACGGCGACGCCAGCAAGTGGCACCAAATCTACGACGCCAATAAAAACACCATTGGTAGCAATCCCGATAAAATTGAGGTAGGCCAAGTGCTCCAGCTGCCCAAGCTGTAA
- a CDS encoding lipocalin family protein — MQTQLSPLRYITSLLTLMVLFLVASCGNKEGKVEGVNMLYGENSKTWKTDKQTNAGGDKVKQSDADEDQRVTFYANGQYNMASGAQTMNGKYDFDQAGKTITMTPDGASQSNTFNVVTLTDNKLTLKGTSGAELYLEKE, encoded by the coding sequence ATGCAGACTCAACTCTCTCCCCTGCGTTACATCACCAGCCTTCTGACACTGATGGTGCTCTTTCTGGTGGCTTCTTGCGGCAACAAAGAAGGCAAAGTAGAAGGCGTAAACATGCTCTACGGCGAAAACAGCAAAACCTGGAAAACCGACAAGCAAACCAATGCGGGCGGCGACAAAGTGAAGCAATCAGACGCAGACGAAGACCAGCGCGTGACCTTCTACGCCAATGGCCAGTACAACATGGCTTCGGGCGCACAGACGATGAACGGCAAATACGACTTTGATCAGGCTGGCAAGACCATCACGATGACCCCCGACGGTGCCTCGCAATCTAACACGTTCAACGTAGTAACCCTTACCGACAACAAGCTGACGCTGAAAGGCACCAGCGGCGCTGAGCTATACTTGGAAAAAGAGTAA
- a CDS encoding lysylphosphatidylglycerol synthase transmembrane domain-containing protein gives MPTIQDSQEQQLLHKLRPSRIVLPVLLGLSVVGFMFWRSYKPGDLAPLADAKLHWLFITLLVLIARDAGYMYRIRHISEKVLSWRASMEVIMIWEFASCVLPSAVGGTSVAPFLLNKEGITLGKSLAYVMVTALLDNMYYVVLVPLVVLLAGEGLYPDETLHSGLITTLQIAFVLSYIMVSLYSGLMLYALFINPISVRRFLVRFFSWRMLRRWRGNAYQHGAEMVAASAQLRGNGAGYWLRAIISTIFVWTARYAVIGCIIAAFIHVTGHDFAMIFARNLTYKVILLLAITPGGSGIAEGAFPTFFGKFIGTPTMTNFIVLIYRITTYYLYLVLGAVFLPRWVGRVFGRRAAAEVIA, from the coding sequence ATGCCTACTATCCAAGACTCCCAGGAACAGCAACTGCTTCACAAATTGCGCCCCTCGCGCATCGTGCTGCCGGTACTGTTGGGCCTGAGTGTGGTGGGTTTTATGTTTTGGCGCAGCTACAAGCCCGGCGACCTAGCCCCGCTGGCCGACGCCAAGCTGCACTGGCTTTTTATTACCCTGCTCGTACTCATTGCCCGTGATGCAGGCTACATGTACCGCATCCGGCACATTTCGGAGAAGGTGCTGAGCTGGCGGGCCAGCATGGAGGTGATTATGATCTGGGAGTTTGCTTCCTGCGTCCTACCCTCGGCGGTGGGCGGCACCTCGGTAGCCCCATTTCTGCTTAATAAGGAAGGCATCACGCTGGGCAAGTCCCTGGCCTACGTAATGGTGACGGCCCTGCTGGACAATATGTACTATGTGGTGCTGGTGCCGCTGGTAGTGCTGCTGGCCGGCGAGGGCCTCTATCCTGATGAAACCCTGCACAGCGGCCTTATCACGACTCTGCAAATTGCCTTCGTCCTGAGTTATATCATGGTATCGCTTTACTCGGGGCTGATGCTGTACGCACTGTTTATCAACCCTATATCGGTGCGGCGGTTTCTAGTGCGGTTCTTTTCGTGGCGGATGCTGCGGCGGTGGCGTGGCAACGCCTACCAGCACGGTGCCGAAATGGTGGCAGCCTCGGCCCAACTGCGCGGCAACGGCGCGGGCTACTGGCTGCGCGCTATCATCTCCACCATCTTTGTCTGGACGGCCCGCTACGCTGTTATCGGCTGCATTATTGCGGCCTTCATCCACGTCACGGGCCACGATTTCGCCATGATTTTCGCCCGAAATCTCACCTACAAAGTCATTCTGCTGCTGGCCATTACGCCTGGTGGCTCGGGCATTGCTGAGGGTGCCTTCCCTACCTTCTTCGGCAAGTTCATCGGCACGCCCACTATGACCAACTTCATTGTGCTGATCTATCGCATCACCACGTATTATCTCTACCTAGTGCTTGGCGCCGTTTTCCTCCCGCGGTGGGTAGGGCGGGTGTTTGGCCGGCGGGCAGCAGCCGAGGTTATAGCGTGA